GGCATCCACGTCAACAGCGGCTCGATCAAATGAGCGAGCGCCGGTTCGCCGACCCAGCCTAGGGCAAGCGACGAGATCGTTATGCCGAGTTGCGTGGCCGCAAGGTTAGAATCGAGATTGTCCACGGCGCGCTGAAGCGCCGAAGCATTCATCCGGCCTGCGGCCGCGAGCTCGGTAACCCGGCTGCGTCTGACGGAAACCAATGCGAATTCGGCCGCCACGAAGAAACCGTTGGCACCCACGAGAAGAAACACGGCAAGAATCCCGACAAAATCAAGAATACTGCCATCCTGGCCCGTCATGAGTTGATCGTCCCTAATTGTTGAAGGAAACGGCATCGTAGCATGCGCAAGCGCAAACGGGCACGCGGCAACAGAGGCTGTATCGCCTTTTCCGAGAGGAAATGCACAATTCCAGCTGCGATCTTCGGAAAGCGGCAGCGGCGGGGACTCTCTTGCGCGACAGCTGATATCTAAAAGGAGAGGTCGAGAGCCCGGCCCTCGAAAAGACGGTCTCGCGATCCTTCGAGATGGGCTCGCATCAGGTCCCGGGCATCATCCGCCCGGCCCTCGGCAATCGCCTTGTAGATTTCTTCGCGTTCCTGAAACACTTTCTGGAGGCCTTGCCGGGGGCCGAGAAGCGAGAGCCCGTGCAAATGCATACCGACCGCGATATGCGGTTTGAGGGCATCCATCGACGCCGTGTAATAGTGATTGTTCGCAGCCTCGGTAACGGCCCGATGAACAGGGAATCGGCGTCCGTTCGATGCAGCAGGTGGTTTGTCGCCTCGCGAAGATCCGCAAGCGCCGTTGCGATCTTCTCAAGCGCCGAACCGTCGCGGCGCTTGGCGGCAAAGTAGGCCGCGGCGGGCTCAATCGTCAGGCGGAACTCGTAGCAGCGCTGAATGTCAGCGATCGTCTTGACAGGCGAGTAGACCAGTTGCGTCGCCGGTGAACCGTGAGCGCTGACGAAGGTTCCTGCGCCCTGCCGGGCATAGACCATGCCCTGGTGCAATACCGAAGCGCTGGAGCGTGCCGGCCGGACGAGCGGCATCGATCTGCGCTTCGGCCCTTTGGCATCCGAAGACGGCGCCGTCAGTGCCGTCGATGAAGTGACGCTCGACGGCGGCCGGGCACCACTTCGACGGCCACACCGGCCTGCTTGCGCATCTTCGCCCTTCCCGAGATTGGCAAGGTCAGCCCGGTCACCGGCGACGCTTCCGTTCGCTACATCAGCCGCGCCGTCGATCTTGCGATGTCGGGCGATGCGGACGTCATCGTCACCGCGCCGATCAACAAGGAAGCCATGAACCTTTAACGGGTTCGAAAAGCTCTTTCATGCTGCTCGCCTCGGAACGCCTCAACACGATCCATGTTTCGACGCATGTCTCGCTGCGGGGCGCGCCATAGAGAGCGCGACGGACCGTGTGCTTGCGACGATCGAGGCCGGCTATAACCACTTTGTCCGCCTTGGCAAGAGACCGCGGATCGCCGTAGCCGGCATCAACCCGCATTGCGGCGAAAACGGCCTGTTCGGTACGGAAGATGCGGAGTTCCTCGCGCCGGCCGTCGAGCTCGCTCAGGTCAAGGGCATTGACGTGGTTGGCCCTATTTCGGCCGACACCGTCTTTGCCCGCGCCTATAACGGCGCCTTCGATCTGGTGATTGCCCAGTATCACGACCAGGGCCACATACCGATCAAGCTCGTTGCCTTCGAAACCGCCGTCAATGTCTCGCTCGGCCTTCCGATCGACCGCGTCTCCGTCGACCACGGCACGGCCTTCGATGTTGCGGGGACCGGCAAGGCAAATCACGCCAACATGCTTTCGGCGATCGCCTATGCGCGACTTATGGCGCGGTCGCCTCGGCGGCTGGCATAGTTCCGATCCACCCATTGTCCGGGGAGATTTGAGAAAATAACCCGGGGATTCGAGAGAACTTGTTTGCACCGGGTGCCTTCAGCGGACGCGGCGTTGATTTCCGCTTTGCAAGTGGCGCGTCGCCGCTGTACCGTATCAAGCTGACAAGTGCGCAAAGTGCTCAGTGCATAGCCGGGCAAGGTCCGGTCGCACGTTTCAACCGATGAATAAGTAGCCGCGGATCATGGAACTTATCGTCGCCCTCGGCCTGATCGTCTTCAAGGTCGCGTTTCTAATCGCGATCTTGCTGCTGTTGCCCTTGCCGCTGACCTGGCTGGAACGCAAAATCGCCGGGCATATTCAGCAGCGGATGGGGCCGATGCGCGTGGGGTGGCACGGGTTGCTGCAGCCGGTGGCGGACGGAATCAAGCTCTTAACGAAAGAGGACCACATCCCGGCTGAGGCCGACCGCTTTCTGTTCAAGCTGGCCCCAATCCTGGCACTCGTACCACCCTTTGTGGTGTTCGTCGCGATCCCCTTCGGCGAAACCGTATCGGTCTTCGGTGCCGAGATCTCGCTCTACGTCTCCGACATGAATGTGGCGCTGCTTTTCGTGTTCGCGGTGATTGGGATCGAGGTCTATGGCGTCATCTTCGGCGGCTGGGCCGCTAACAGCAAATACGCTGTCTTGGGCAGCCTCAGGACCTGCGCGCAGATGATCAGCTACGAGATCCCGATGGGGTTCGCTGTCATCGGCGTCGTCATGCTGGCGCAATCCATGAGCCTGCTCGAGATCGTGCGGGCACAGGCCGATGTCTGGAACATCGTTTACCAACCGATCGGCTTCTTCGTGTTCTTCGTCGCCGGACTGGCCGAAGCCCAGCGCATTCCCTTCGACCTTTCGGAAGCCGAAGGTGATCTGGGGGCCGGATTCCATACCGAATACAGCGGTATCCGCTTTGCGTTTTTCATGATCAGCGAATATGCCATCGTGTTGCTGGTGTCTGTCCTGGTGGTGATCCTGTTCTTCGGCGGCTGGAACGGCGTACTGATCCCCTTGCCACCGCTCCTCTGGTTTGTGCTCAAGGTCTCGTTCTTCGTCTACTTGTTTATCTGGTTCCGCTTCACTTTCCCCCGCTACCGCTACGACCAACTGATGGCGATCGGATGGAAAGTCTTGCTTCCTTTGTCGATGGCGAACATAATCATAACCGGAATTGCTTTCTTTTAGGGGCCGCAACGGCTCCGGAGCGGGGCGATGATGTCGCGCGCGCAAGACAGAATTGGAACATGGATTGGCTGGGCGTTCTTCGCCGATCTGGCGAGAGCTTTGACCCTGACCTTCGGCTACATGTTCTCCAAATCCGTCACCATGCAATATCCGGACAAGGAAAAATGGCTGC
This Rhizobium sullae DNA region includes the following protein-coding sequences:
- the nuoH gene encoding NADH-quinone oxidoreductase subunit NuoH; this translates as MELIVALGLIVFKVAFLIAILLLLPLPLTWLERKIAGHIQQRMGPMRVGWHGLLQPVADGIKLLTKEDHIPAEADRFLFKLAPILALVPPFVVFVAIPFGETVSVFGAEISLYVSDMNVALLFVFAVIGIEVYGVIFGGWAANSKYAVLGSLRTCAQMISYEIPMGFAVIGVVMLAQSMSLLEIVRAQADVWNIVYQPIGFFVFFVAGLAEAQRIPFDLSEAEGDLGAGFHTEYSGIRFAFFMISEYAIVLLVSVLVVILFFGGWNGVLIPLPPLLWFVLKVSFFVYLFIWFRFTFPRYRYDQLMAIGWKVLLPLSMANIIITGIAFF